TTCGAATGTAAAATACCTCTTCTCCCACCTTGGGTTTCAAATAGGCCGCTGCACTCGCAGGTCGCACCTGCACATAGACCACCTCCTGCCCATCGATAGGTTTCATGCCAAAATCAATAAATTGGAAGTAACTCGGTCCAATGTGCTCTTTGATCAGGTTCTTGACATGCAGCAAACATTTGTCCACACTGGGGAATCTATCCGCTGACAAACCGATCACCTCTCCCTCATCGTTGACTCCCATAAACAACACTCCGCCTTGGCTATTGAGAAATGCCACCACGCCTTTGAGCCAAGCCAATTCGATTTCTTTGCCTGGGTTATTGGAGTGCAGGTTCATTCGCACTGTACTTTTAAACTCTATTTGCGACCCTTCCCCTTTGGCGATGAAAGCCTTGGCACTTGCTTCGAAATTTTGCATGTCCAATTCGATGGTTCGATTCTTCGGACGAGCCCGGTACACCAGCGCATAGGCTCCCATGATACCCAGCAAGATGATCAAAGCAGAGACCGATCCTACGGTCGGAAAATTACTCTCCAATACCGAAAAGAAGTTGTCCTCTTTGGAAAAAGAGGCCAGCCAGATGCTATGCTGTGTGATGTGCAAAGGCTGAAGCCCTACCCAATACTTGGACCCAGACCAATCAAAGGACTGACTTTGGTAGTCAATAGAGTCATTCCATGCGCCCAACACCTTTTGAAAATACTCATCCAGTTCGCTGCTCGCCACGAAAAACTGTGGAGCACGCTCCGGATCAAAAACCTCTTCTTGGTCATTGAACAAGAAGACTTCGGACTTTTGGTTTTCGCCAAATTTGGAGATCGTCGTAAACAACTCCTGCAAAGGAATATCCACCGCGGCGACTACTGTATCTCCTTCGCTATCGGTCCAACTGACCACACCACTCACTCCCCACCGCTGTGTATGATGAAAAGAATAGGCCTCCGTCCAGATCGGCTTCTTGCGATGCAAGTGCTTGAGTCCCTCTTCGAACCACAGGCGTGTACGCGGATCGTATGAGAGCGTATCTTGCCAAGTATCGACTTCCTGCCCTGCACTATCGAGACGTATCCACTTGAACTCGTTTTGATCGATGAGATGGTAGCGAAACACCCATGAATTCTGCTCCTGATACACATAGTAGGAGTAGCCGTGTTGGTCGGCAATCGAGAGACCGGAGAGCGCTGGATTCTCCCGCAGCAGCGGGATCAGCTGTGCACTGAGCCGCTTGGGCTCGTCGATCAACAATATCTCCTCCTTGCCCCAATCTTTGAGCACAGCCGCGATGTGCTCGATCGGTGTATAAAATGCCGTAAAGTGCTCCAACGAACGTTCAGAAAGTTGCTGGATCGCTTCCTTGGCCAGCTCTGTACGGGCCTCCTGCACCGATACCATCACAAATCCCAACAACGAACCCACCACTACCACGATCAGTAGCGAGAGATTCAAAAACAATT
The DNA window shown above is from Reichenbachiella sp. 5M10 and carries:
- a CDS encoding RNA-binding domain-containing protein encodes the protein MKPRFRKLFLNLSLLIVVVVGSLLGFVMVSVQEARTELAKEAIQQLSERSLEHFTAFYTPIEHIAAVLKDWGKEEILLIDEPKRLSAQLIPLLRENPALSGLSIADQHGYSYYVYQEQNSWVFRYHLIDQNEFKWIRLDSAGQEVDTWQDTLSYDPRTRLWFEEGLKHLHRKKPIWTEAYSFHHTQRWGVSGVVSWTDSEGDTVVAAVDIPLQELFTTISKFGENQKSEVFLFNDQEEVFDPERAPQFFVASSELDEYFQKVLGAWNDSIDYQSQSFDWSGSKYWVGLQPLHITQHSIWLASFSKEDNFFSVLESNFPTVGSVSALIILLGIMGAYALVYRARPKNRTIELDMQNFEASAKAFIAKGEGSQIEFKSTVRMNLHSNNPGKEIELAWLKGVVAFLNSQGGVLFMGVNDEGEVIGLSADRFPSVDKCLLHVKNLIKEHIGPSYFQFIDFGMKPIDGQEVVYVQVRPASAAAYLKPKVGEEVFYIRSGPASEKLPVSKVVEYLRRRKMVKL